In Pseudanabaena sp. FACHB-2040, the genomic stretch GCCTCAACTCAAAAGGCTAACGTTGTCATTTTCTACTGGCTACTTCTGCTGGAATGCCTGCATAGCCTCACGCCTAGCTTTACAAATTGAATCTCGTTGCGCATCTCGTGGGCTGATGTACTAATTGTCGTCCCCCTGCCATCAGATCATGCCCGCCTCAAAACTCAACCGACTCATTGAATACCTGCGCGAGACGCTGGCAGTGCCGGCGGAGGGGATCTCATTGGGACTACGGCAAGCGGGCCAGACGACTAACTTGCTGCCGATGGTGCTGTGGCAGTACGGGCTGATCAACACGCAGCAGCTTAACCAAGTCTTTGACTGGATGGAAGGAGCGTAAGCTAGCGCACCTCAAAGTCACGAGGCCGCTGCTCGATAAGGAGTCGTTCTACCTTCAGAGGGTGAAATCCTCTTGCTTCAAGAAAAATCGTTCTCGTTTGAGCGGCCACTCGTTGCCCCTACGTCCTACGTCGGTTCTCACCCTTCTTTTCCTTCATCTTCGTTCGT encodes the following:
- a CDS encoding DUF2949 domain-containing protein, encoding MPASKLNRLIEYLRETLAVPAEGISLGLRQAGQTTNLLPMVLWQYGLINTQQLNQVFDWMEGA